Proteins from one Dromiciops gliroides isolate mDroGli1 chromosome 6, mDroGli1.pri, whole genome shotgun sequence genomic window:
- the LOC122731913 gene encoding olfactory receptor 5D18-like, translating into MRNAGQNESDVIFILLGFSDYPEIEIPLFLIFLVIYMITVVGNLGMIVIIRINPKLHSPMYFFLSHLSFLDFCYSSVVTPKLLQILVVEDRTITFAPCIAQYSFAVTCVVTESFLLSAMAYDRFVAICNPLLYIIVMSQKRCILMVTAVYTWGIIISIIFTSSLLILSFSGTNIINNFSCEYSAILSVSVSDKHVTETIFFIFANLNTLVTLTIVLTSYIFIFITVLKIKSASGRYKAFSTCASHLTGVTIFFGTLLFLYCVPSSKGSWLLIRVTTVFYTIVIPMLNPLIYNLRNKDVKETIKKLTEVPTRWHSG; encoded by the coding sequence ATGAGGAATGCTGGCCAGAATGAGAGTGATGTCATCTTCATCCTTTTAGGATTCTCTGATTACCCAGAGATTGAGATCCCTCTATTCCTGATTTTCCTGGTGATATATATGATTACTGTAGTAGGAAACTTGGGCATGATTGTGATCATCAGGATTAACCCCAAACTCCACAGCCCCATGTACTTTTTCCTTAGCCATTTGTCCTTTTTAGATTTCTGTTACTCTAGTGTCGTTACACCCAAATTGTTACAAATTTTGGTAGTGGAAGATAGAACCATCACTTTTGCTCCTTGCATTGCTCAGTATTCTTTTGCTGTCACCTGCGTGGTCACAGAGTCATTCTTATTATCAGCGATGGCCTATGATCGCTTTGTGGCAATTTGTAATCCCTTGTTATATATAATTGTCATGTCCCAGAAACGCTGTATCCTGATGGTGACAGCAGTCTACACATGGggcattattatttctattatattcaCCTCTTCACTCCTTATATTGTCATTTTCTGGGACCAACATCATCAATAATTTTTCCTGTGAGTATTCGGCTATCCTTTCCGTTTCTGTCTCTGATAAGCATGTTACAGAGACAATCTTCTTTATCTTTGCTAATTTAAATACACTTGTCACCCTCACTATTGTACTCACatcctatatttttatttttatcaccgTCCTAAAGATAAAGTCAGCTAGTGGGAGATATAAAGCCTTTTCCACTTGTGCCTCCCACCTGACAGGTGTTACCATCTTCTTTGGAACCCTCCTCTTtctctactgtgtgccaagttcCAAAGGCTCATGGCTTCTAATAAGAGTAACCACTGTATTTTATACAATAGTAATCCCCATGCTGAACCCCTTAATATACAATCTGAGGAACAAAGATGTGAAAGAAACCATCAAGAAATTAACTGAAGtgccaactaggtggcacagtggatag